One Cyclopterus lumpus isolate fCycLum1 chromosome 7, fCycLum1.pri, whole genome shotgun sequence DNA window includes the following coding sequences:
- the mapk14a gene encoding mitogen-activated protein kinase 14A isoform X2 yields MSQKERPKFYREEVNKTIWEVPERYRNLSPVGSGAYGSVCSAYDMKIGLEIAVKKLSRPFQSIIHAKRTYRELRLLKHMKHENVIGLLDVFSPATSLKEFNDVYLVTHLMGADLNNIVKCQKLTDDHVQFLIYQILRGLKYIHSADIIHRDLKPSNLAVNEDCELKILDFGLARHTDDEMTGYVATRWYRAPEIMLNWMHYNMTVDIWSVGCIMAELLTGKTLFPGTDHINQLQQIMRLTGTPPASLINRMPSHEARNYISSLPHMPKRNFADVFIGANPQAVDLLEKMLVLDTDKRITASEALAHPYFAQYHDPDDEPEAEPYDQSFESRELEIEEWKRLTYEALCSFEPPVFDEDEME; encoded by the exons ATGTCGCAGAAAGAAAGACCCAAGTTTTATCGGGAGGAGGTCAACAAGACGATATGGGAAGTCCCGGAGCGCTACCGGAACCTGTCCCCGGTGGGCTCCGGTGCCTACGGATCCGTGTG TTCTGCATATGACATGAAGATTGGTTTGGAGATAGCTGTAAAGAAGCTCTCCCGGCCATTTCAGTCCATCATCCATGCCAAGAGAACATACAGAGAGCTGCGGTTGCTGaagcacatgaaacatgaaaat GTCATTGGCCTCCTAGATGTCTTCAGTCCCGCTACTAGCCTGAAAGAATTCAATGATGT GTATCTTGTGACTCATTTAATGGGGGCAGATCTCAACAACATCGTGAAATGTCAGAAACTCACAGATGACCACGTGCAGTTTCTCATATATCAGATCCTCAGAGGGTTAAAG TATATCCACTCAGCAGATATCATTCACAGA gatTTGAAACCGAGTAACCTGGCGGTGAATGAAGACTGTGAGCTGAAG ATTTTGGACTTTGGCTTGGCGCGGCACACTGATGATGAGATGACTGGCTACGTGGCCACTCGTTGGTATCGCGCCCCAGAGATCATGTTGAACTGGATGCATTACAACATGACAG ttGATATTTGGTCAGTGGGCTGTATAATGGCAGAACTTCTCACTGGAAAAACTCTGTTTCCTGGAACTGACC ATATAAACCAGCTTCAGCAGATAATGCGTCTAACAGGAACGCCCCCAGCATCTCTAATAAACAGGATGCCCAGCCATGAG GCCAGGAACTACATCAGTTCCTTGCCACACATGCCCAAGAGGAACTTTGCTGATGTGTTCATTGGTGCCAACCCACAAG CTGTGGACCTTCTGGAGAAAATGCTGGTTCTGGATACAGACAAGCGGATAACTGCATCCGAGGCTCTGGCTCACCCCTACTTCGCTCAGTACCACGACCCAGACGACGAGCCCGAGGCGGAGCCGTACGACCAGAGCTTCGAGAGCAGAGAGCTGGAGATTGAAGAGTGGAAGC GATTAACCTACGAGGCGTTGTGTAGTTTTGAGCCCCCGGTCTTTGATGAGGACGAGATGGAGTAA
- the mapk14a gene encoding mitogen-activated protein kinase 14A isoform X1 yields the protein MSQKERPKFYREEVNKTIWEVPERYRNLSPVGSGAYGSVCSAYDMKIGLEIAVKKLSRPFQSIIHAKRTYRELRLLKHMKHENVIGLLDVFSPATSLKEFNDVYLVTHLMGADLNNIVKCQKLTDDHVQFLIYQILRGLKYIHSADIIHRDLKPSNLAVNEDCELKILDFGLARHTDDEMTGYVATRWYRAPEIMLNWMHYNMTVDIWSVGCIMAELLTGKTLFPGTDHIDQLKLIMLLVGTPGPELLMKISSESARNYISSLPHMPKRNFADVFIGANPQAVDLLEKMLVLDTDKRITASEALAHPYFAQYHDPDDEPEAEPYDQSFESRELEIEEWKRLTYEALCSFEPPVFDEDEME from the exons ATGTCGCAGAAAGAAAGACCCAAGTTTTATCGGGAGGAGGTCAACAAGACGATATGGGAAGTCCCGGAGCGCTACCGGAACCTGTCCCCGGTGGGCTCCGGTGCCTACGGATCCGTGTG TTCTGCATATGACATGAAGATTGGTTTGGAGATAGCTGTAAAGAAGCTCTCCCGGCCATTTCAGTCCATCATCCATGCCAAGAGAACATACAGAGAGCTGCGGTTGCTGaagcacatgaaacatgaaaat GTCATTGGCCTCCTAGATGTCTTCAGTCCCGCTACTAGCCTGAAAGAATTCAATGATGT GTATCTTGTGACTCATTTAATGGGGGCAGATCTCAACAACATCGTGAAATGTCAGAAACTCACAGATGACCACGTGCAGTTTCTCATATATCAGATCCTCAGAGGGTTAAAG TATATCCACTCAGCAGATATCATTCACAGA gatTTGAAACCGAGTAACCTGGCGGTGAATGAAGACTGTGAGCTGAAG ATTTTGGACTTTGGCTTGGCGCGGCACACTGATGATGAGATGACTGGCTACGTGGCCACTCGTTGGTATCGCGCCCCAGAGATCATGTTGAACTGGATGCATTACAACATGACAG ttGATATTTGGTCAGTGGGCTGTATAATGGCAGAACTTCTCACTGGAAAAACTCTGTTTCCTGGAACTGACC ACATTGATCAGTTGAAGCTAATCATGCTGCTCGTCGGAACACCAGGGCCTGAGCTCTTGATGAAAATATCTTCAGAGTCT GCCAGGAACTACATCAGTTCCTTGCCACACATGCCCAAGAGGAACTTTGCTGATGTGTTCATTGGTGCCAACCCACAAG CTGTGGACCTTCTGGAGAAAATGCTGGTTCTGGATACAGACAAGCGGATAACTGCATCCGAGGCTCTGGCTCACCCCTACTTCGCTCAGTACCACGACCCAGACGACGAGCCCGAGGCGGAGCCGTACGACCAGAGCTTCGAGAGCAGAGAGCTGGAGATTGAAGAGTGGAAGC GATTAACCTACGAGGCGTTGTGTAGTTTTGAGCCCCCGGTCTTTGATGAGGACGAGATGGAGTAA